The genomic region TGGGGCACAAGCTTTGCCCTCTCTCATTTCATTTCAAAATATCACATAAAATGCACCCAACTCCTCTGAATTCCAACCGTGCATCGGCCCTTTAAATAGTAGAGGTGAAATCATGTCACAAGGGTTTGCATCACATTCACTCCTTGCCTTAGCAAGgtccattttttttattttttttaataagagatacagcactgaaacaggcccttcggcccaccgagtctgtgccgaccatcaaccacccatttatactaatcctatactaattcctcagtaccttgctctacggcagcgaggcctggacaacgtatgccagccaagagcgacgtctcaattcattccatcttcgctgccttcggagaatacttggcatcaggtggcaggactatatctccaacacagaagtccttgaagcggccaacatccccagcttatacacactactgagtcagcggcgcttgagatggcttggccatgtgagccgcatggaagatggcaggatccccaaagacacattgtacagcgagctcgccactggtatcagacccaccggccgtccatgtctccgttataaagacgtctgcaaacgcgacatgaaatcgtgtgacattgatcacaagtcgtgggagtcagttgccagcattcgccagagctggcgggcagccataaagacagggctaaattgtggcgagtcgaagagacttagtagttggcaggaaaaaagacagaggcgcaaggggagagccaactgtgcaacagccccaacaaacaaatttctctgcagcacctgtggaagagcctgtcactccagaattggcctttatagccactccaggcgctgcttcacaaaccactgaccacctccaggcgcgtatccattgtctctcgagataaggaggcccaaaagaagaaagatactaattccatattcctaccacatccccaccagtccctatatttccctaccacctacctatcctaggggtaatttataatggccaatttacctatcaacctgcaagtctttggcatgtgggagaaaaccgaagcacccggaggaaacccacgcagacacagggagaacttgcaaactccacacaggcagtacccagaattgaacccgggtcgctggagctgtgaggctgcggtgctaaccactgcgccactgtgccgcccttagggtaaagctgttttctcctaaattccctactggatttattcggGATGCTTATATATTTATgtaccctagttttggtctcccccattagtggaaacatcttctctatgtctcccTCATCAAACCCCTTCCTAATtttaagacctctattaggtcatccctcagccttcacttttctagagaaaagagccccagtcagCTCAGCCTTTTCTGAGGagtataacctttcagttctggtattatccttgtgaATCCTTTTTGCACCATCTCCAGTAAATCTATATCCttcttacaataagaccagattgcCAAGCATACTGCTCAATAGTAAAATTGAAACACAGGTGGTTAAAGGGGCAATGGCAGTGGGTACAAAGCTAGTTCAGACAGAAAGGAGAGAGTAGTGTTGAAcagctgcttttcagactggagggaagtatataaTGGTGTCCACTATggatcggtattaggaccactgctctttttgatatatattaatgacctgggcaGGACATaattacaaaatttgcagatgacacaagcacggagatgtagtaaacaatgaagagGATTGCAAAAGACTTCACTAGAACCAGACAGGTGAAATAAGCAgagacatggcagatgcaatttaatgcagagaagtctgAAGCACTgcatttgataggaagaatgaggagaaagaatataaactaaatggcacaattttaaagagggtgcagtaaGAGAGATCTGCCACTGTATATACACAAAAGTCCAAAGGTGCCAGGACAAGTTGAGGAGGCTCTTCAAAAAGCATatagaatccttggctttataaatagaggcatagagtacaaaagcaaggaagttatgctaagcatttataaatcactggttaggtcccagcttGAGCACTGTGTCAAACTGTGGGGACCACACTTTAGTCAGGATGTCACAGCCCTGAAGGGGGTGCAAAGCAGATTTGCTAGGATGGCACCAGGGAtgcaattatgtggagagactagaaaagctgggGTTCTACTTcctagagcagggaaggttaatagaggtgttgaaaatcattacAAATTttgatagtttctccttatttatcctgtgttgctggggacctcaggaggaagcagagatggatcatccactcggcacttctggctgaagatggtggcaaaagcttcagcctcgtcttttgcactgatgtgctgggctccctcatcattgaggatggggatatttgtggagccacctcctcctgtttgttgtttaatggtccaccaccattcatgactggatgtgatagAACTGTAgagattagatctgatctgttggttgtgggtttgcttagctctgtcgatcacatgctgcttctgctgtttggcatgcatgcagttctgtgttgtagcttcactgggttgacacctcatttttaggtatgccctcTTGCCTTCATTCAACCAGggatgatcccctggcttgatgaagtgtgggatatactgggccatgaggttacagattgtggttgattacaattctgctgctgctgatagcccacagcaccacatgaatgcccagttttgagttgctagatgtgttcaaaatctatcccatttagtacggtggtagtgctacacaatacAATAGACTGTTTCTTCCATGTGAAGACGGGGAGGCgttggcgtagtgataatgtcactggactagtaatgtagaggcccaggctagtgctctggggacttgggtttgaatcccaccacagcagatggtgtaattggaattcaattaataaatctgcaattaaaaagctagtctaatggtgaccatgaaactaccatcgattgttgcaaaaacccatctggttcactaaaggaaatctgccctccttaccggatccggcctacatgtgactccagacccacagtaatgtagttgactcttaaatggcctaacaagccactcacttcaagggcacttagggttgggcaataaatgctggactagcccacatacctatgcccacatcccatgaatgaataaaaaataaacttcATCGCcgcaaggactgtgcaatggtcacttctacatggaaagatgcatctgcgACACGTAGATTGATTCCCTCACGACCTGCCGCAgcgccaatctagcagctatgtcctttaggattctgccagctcagtcaatagtggtgctaccgagccactctgggtgatggacattgaaatccctcacccagagtacattctgtgcccttgccaccctcagtgcttcttccaaatggtgttcaatatggatgagaactgattcatcagctgggagcaggggggaggtgggggggggggggatgtaggtggtaatcagcaggaggtttccgtccccatgtttaacctgatgccataagacatcATGGTGTCccgggtcaatgttgaggactcccaggacaactccctcctgaatATATTACTGCGCTGCCTCCTCTCACTAACAGGAcagacccaggaatggtgatggtgatgtctgggacattgtctgtaaggtatgattccgtaagtatgaaTATGTCaaactgttacttgactagtctgtaggacagctctccaaattttggcacaagtccccagatgctagtaagtaggactttgcagggtcaagagggccgggtttgccattgtcgcttccggtgcttaggttgatgccaggtagttcatctggtttcattccttttatgcTTTTCTCTGGCGGTTTttttgtacaactgagtgacttgctaggccattttagagggcagttaaaagtcaaccatattgctgtgaagCAACGTGTcagtcagaccagataaggatggcagatttccttccctaaaggacattagtgaaccagatgggtttttacaacaattgccaATGGTCTCACAGTCACCATTACTGGAGATtatcttttttaattccagatttattaactgaagttaaattccaccagctgtcatggtgggatttgaaccggtgtccccagagcattagcctgggcttctgaactgctagtctagtgacattaccagcaTGCCACTGCCTCCTTAATATGCTTATCTAGACTCTCATAGCTGGTTGCAGAAATGTCCATTTATCTTCCTGATTATAGAATCCCCTCTGATGATTGCATTCTACACTTTGCTGTGGCGCCTTTGCAGTCATTTGCCCCATGATGGTGTGGATTTTCTCCAGGTTGCACTCCTTCAAGTGCCATCACCCTCCCCAGTCTTCAGCACTGACTGAATGCCACACAGCCTGAAGATTTCTGTACTGCCTGCCTCTTCTTCCTACCACCATGCTGGCTGACCATCCATCTACTGTCCTCAAACATTGTAGCTGCGAGGTAAGAGCCTCCTAGAATGCAAGATCTAAGGAAGTTTCAGACTCTAGCATGCCCTGCAATGACACTGGCCACAAGTTCCGAAATGCTGAACTCGAGCTCAAGAAGCCAGAGGCACACTAAGTGTGCAGGAGTCCCCTCATGGTACATAATGTACATGCAACAGGTCTCATCTGTCCTGTCATTTTACTTAAAGTTACTGTCTATTTAGTTAAAGTTGGTAGTTTTATTTAGCTCTTGCCTCATATGATACCAAGTGTTTTAGCTCAGTAGACCCTATATAGTTAAATATGAAGGAGTAAATAAGTGAATGGAAAACTCAGCCTTTATTCCTTGAGCTCCAACACCCCTTCCTGTGTTGTTATCGATGCCACTTCACAGATTTTTCTTCTGTTTGTATCTGTGCTAATATCTTGGATCTTTTTAACTATTCACCAggtctcttctgctctgttctgtcccaGGTCAATTTCACCAGTGCTCCTTCTATGCTCACCAGGTCTCTCCCACTCTGTTCTCTCCACTTTTACTTGGGCTCCGTAGTTCCACACTAGGTCTAATTCTGCCTTGATCTGAAAGCCAGTCATTCTTGccccacttctggaattcagcttttttttaGTCCATGTTTAgagcaagactgtaatgaggtctggaacacagtaatcctggaggaacccaaactgagcattggtggacAGGTTAATCGgtgaacaagtgccacttgattgcactgttaGCAATTCCTTTCAtctctttgctgataattgagagtaggctgacagGACtgcaattggctggattggatttgtcctgcttttaagtTGACAAGACATaaactgagcaattttccacatcatCAGGTAGATGCCATTCttgaagctgtactggaaaagcttggcaagAGTTGCAGTTAGTtcagcagcacaggtcttcagttggaATAATACAATCTGTAgcttttgctgtgtccagtgcactcGGCCATTTCTTGATAAGTTCAATGATTCGCATTGGCTGAAGATGGCCATCTGTGATGGTGAGGACCTCAGAAGGAGGACAAgaaggatcatccattcagcacagttggctgaagatggttatggACGCTTCAGACTTGTCCTTTGTACTCACATGTTAGGCTCTGCCATCCTTGAGGATGGGGACTTTAATAAAGctgcctcctcccattagttgcttaATTATCCAGCATCATTTAAGATTGGATAGGACTGCAGAACTTTAatttgatccattgattgtgggatttcTTAGGTTGAAAAAATATCATGCTGctaccactgtttagcatgcatgtagcaatttaccaggttagcacctcattttcaggtatgcttcTGGCATGTTCTTCTGCActccattgaactagggttggtcagcTGGTTTCATGGCAATGAagaagtgagggatatgccaggccataaggttacagtaTACAATAAATAAAAACTGTCACTACTGTTAATCCTGCTATGTTTCTATCTTTTTATAGGTCTGTATTTCTGAACAGTAGAAGAGCTCTAAAAAATGGCAGCATGTAACTTTAGTGAAACTTGGTACTTGATCAACAACTCTGCATCTCTTTATCAAGACACTGAATTACAAGTTCAACAGATGCAGCTGTTTCATGATAGCTGGAAGATTGCTTTCTTTCTTATTTTACTGCTGTTTGTTCTAACTGTAATTAGCCTGGTTTTATTAGCATTTCGCCATGAGCTGCTTACTTGCTGCTTTTGTGCGAAGTACAAAAATGTACAAGTCCTGGAAACTGAATCATATGCTGCAAGAACTGTGATGCGTACCATGAGAAGACATAAAGTTGAAATGGTATAGAAAATGATTCATTACCTACCTACAAACAAAATAAACCATGTTCACTGGAAATTTGCCATTTGATATCAAAGGAATGGAAAAGTCTTGAGCCTTAGCACTAGTCCGTAAGAACTGGATAAAATAGTTAGCATATCAGATTAAATCACAGTTGTACTAGAAAAGGTTAATGGAATTAAATCAGTCTCCGAACACAAAGTGGCATCAAGAAAGCATTTTTTATAGTGAGCTGGTTCCAGAGTGCGATTAGAATGGGACTTTTAAGATTTCTCCATAGTAAATTTCTGCACAGAGATAAGGATCCATTACAATTAGATGTAATTAATTATAAGTGGACAATGTTCAAAGAACAACAGATAATGATGGGGTGAGGAAAGTAGTAGTGCCAAAAAAGATAATGACACATCAACGTACTTGGCCACTGATTGCAAGTAGTTACGTGGCACTTACTAACCTTACATTTAGGCACCAGAGTTTACCTTATAAAAGTACAGCAGTCAAGGTGATATAGCTTGCGACCCACCCTATGAGAAGAATACTCGTAGGTTATAGCGACACAGATCTTAAGAATATCGCATGTAATGGATTATATTAGTTGACATATTAATAAAAAGAGTATTAAATTAGATGCCTATCCCTTGAGTCTACATACTGACAAGGATTATCCTAAAAACTCAACATAATTGGCGACAAAGAGATTCAAAGATAACTGAGCATTTGAGTGTT from Heterodontus francisci isolate sHetFra1 chromosome 1, sHetFra1.hap1, whole genome shotgun sequence harbors:
- the smim18 gene encoding small integral membrane protein 18, which translates into the protein MAACNFSETWYLINNSASLYQDTELQVQQMQLFHDSWKIAFFLILLLFVLTVISLVLLAFRHELLTCCFCAKYKNVQVLETESYAARTVMRTMRRHKVEMV